A stretch of the Corylus avellana chromosome ca6, CavTom2PMs-1.0 genome encodes the following:
- the LOC132183840 gene encoding uncharacterized protein LOC132183840 — translation MELITSGNLRASAVSIPPIVTVSSCFYRPPHHRFSFTYWTYPFPNIPNRSHIVLARKRNPEAEPVLKPTIVEEVSSDDEEDEAVFDDFEDEAVVDDGDDYFEDDCVANNAEVYVGDGGGGGGISLAGTWWDKEALRIAEGVSLSFDGDLKIYAFKTMLNCTIQVRIEKLSNKSGSPSMEDIEAFSATYRARLAEAELSKSIPESVSLEVSSPGVERVVRIPDELDRFKDRPLYVKYVNEVAATGPLSENDGVFRLVSFDMESKCCTWGLADVKINREKAGKGRPLNKKQREWRLNTPFDSLCLVRLYSDI, via the exons ATGGAATTGATAACATCAGGGAATCTGAGAGCCTCTGCGGTTTCAATTCCTCCAATAGTCACCGTGAGTAGCTGCTTCTACAGGCCACCACACCACAGGTTCTCCTTCACATATTGGACATACCCATTTCCTAATATCCCCAACAGGTCCCATATAGTCCTCGCCCGGAAGAGAAACCCAGAAGCCGAGCCAGTTCTCAAACCAACCATTGTTGAAGAAGTGTCATCGGACGATGAAGAGGACGAGGCTGTCTTTGATGACTTTGAAGATG AGGCAGTAGTGGATGATGGTGATGATTATTTTGAAGACGATTGTGTGGCAAATAATGCTGAAGTCTAT GTCGGAGATGGAGGTGGAGGAGGTGGTATTTCCCTTGCTGGGACTTGGTGGGATAAAGAAGCATTAAGAATAGCTGAAGGGGTTTCGCTATCCTTCGATGGTGACTTGAAAATATATGCCTTTAAAACAATGTTAAACTGCACCATTCAAGTGCGCATCGAGAAGCTCTCAAATAA GTCTGGTTCCCCCAGTATGGAAGATATTGAAGCTTTCTCTGCAACCTATAGAGCACGTTTGGCTGAAGCAGAACTCAGTAAATCTATACCTGAGAGTGTCTCTTTGGAG GTGTCATCTCCTGGTGTTGAAAGGGTAGTTCGGATTCCAGATGAGCTGGATCGGTTCAAGGATCGGCCTTTGTATGTGAAATATGTCAATGAGGTTGCAGCAACCGGTCCATTGTCCGAAAATGATGGTGTCTTCAGGCTTGTTTCTTTTGACATGGAAAGTAAATGTTGCACTTGGGGTTTAGCGGACGTGAAGATAAATAGAGAAAAAGCGGGGAAAGGAAGACCACTTAACAAAAAGCAAAGGGAGTGGCGTTTGAACACACCATTTGATTCTTTATGTTTAGTCCGGTTGTATtcagatatttaa
- the LOC132183839 gene encoding putative UDP-glucuronate:xylan alpha-glucuronosyltransferase 3, with amino-acid sequence MRGTCTSPVEPRLRLSASTNEESNKRKLQRSRDFKDVAKALHSSVQDRNLNCKPTLKLVLVIIVLGALVTFFHSPAIYNTDYRSHYVSRSNLAERWIRESAATDPRYISFLDINWDQISNIIEKLTDRNEYQGIGLLNFDDSEINLWKELIPEVEHVVLQLDSVSPNITWESLYPEWIDEEEDFEVPTCPSLPKLKVPGKPRVDLVAVKLPCNKSGSWSRDVARLHLQLEAARVAASSKGYHPVRVLIVTDCSPIPNLFTCRELLIHEGNVWLFQPNLNTLRNKLQLPVGSCELAVPLKAKENFYSERAHREAYATILHSAHVYVCGAIAAAQSIRMAGSTRDLVILIDETISEYHREGLAAAGWKIHIIQRIRNPKAERDAYNEWNYSKFRLWQLTDYDKIIFIDADLLILRNIDFLFEMPEITATGNNATLFNSGVMVIEPSNCTFQLLMDHINEIVSYNGGDQGYLNEIFTWWHRIPRHMNFLKHFWEGDEEEKKVMKTRLFGADPPILYVLHYLGNKPWLCFRDYDCNWNVDILQEFASDVAHKKWWKVHDAMPENLHKFCLLRSKQKASLEWDRRQAKKGNYTDGHWKIKIKDKRLKTCFEDFCFWESMLWHWGETNWTDNATVTPAPPAITTKSLSSL; translated from the exons TGAAGAATCTAACAAAAGAAAGCTTCAAAGAAGTAGAGATTTTAAAGATGTTGCAAAGGCCCTCCACAGTTCAGTCCAAGATAGGAATTTAAATTGCAAACCTACCTTGAAACTTGTGCTGGTGATTATTGTCTTGGGAGCCCTTGTGACATTCTTCCACTCTCCAGCTATTTATAATACAGATTATCGATCCCATTATGTCTCTCG GTCAAATCTTGCAGAAAGATGGATAAGAGAGAGTGCTGCTACAGATCCACGCTATATATCTTTTTTAGACATTAACTGGGACCAAATCTCAAACATCATTGAGAAACTAACTGACAGGAATGAGTATCAGGGAATTGGCTTGTTAAATTTTGACGACAGTGAGATTAATCTCTGGAAGGAGCTGATTCCAGAAGTCGAGCATGTTGTTCTGCAACTGGACTCTGTGTCACCCAACATAACATGGGAATCCCTATACCCTGAATGGatagatgaagaagaagattttgaAGTTCCTACTTGTCCTTCTCTACCCAAGCTTAAAGTTCCTGGAAAACCCCGGGTTGATCTAGTTGCTGTCAAACTTCCCTGCAACAAGTCGGGGAGCTGGTCAAGAGATGTGGCCCGTTTGCACTTGCAGCTTGAAGCAGCAAGGGTTGCTGCCTCTTCCAAAGGATATCATCCAGTGCGTGTGCTTATTGTGACGGACTGCTCCCCAATCCCAAATCTCTTCACTTGCAGGGAACTTCTCATACATGAAGGGAATGTATGGCTTTTTCAACCCAACCTGAATACATTGAGAAATAAGCTGCAGCTTCCAGTAGGGTCATGTGAACTTGCAGTTCCCCTCAAGGCTAAAG aaaattttTACTCAGAAAGAGCACACCGTGAAGCATACGCAACTATTCTGCACTCTGCACATGTATATGTTTGTGGAGCTATCGCTGCTGCTCAGAGTATCCGTATGGCTGGTTCAACACGAGATCTTGTGATACTTATTGATGAAACAATTAGTGAGTATCACAGAGAAGGATTGGCGGCTGCTGGTTGGAAGATCCATATAATCCAAAGGATCAGGAACCCCAAAGCTGAACGGGATGCGTACAATGAATGGAACTATAGCAAATTCCGTCTCTGGCAGCTGACAGATTATGACAAGATTATTTTCATTGACGCCGACCTGCTCATACTTAGAAACATCGATTTCCTGTTTGAGATGCCAGAAATAACTGCTACTGGAAATAATGCCACTCTCTTCAACTCGGGTGTGATGGTGATTGAACCATCAAATTGTACATTCCAGTTGCTAATGGATCACATCAATGAGATCGTGTCCTACAATGGTGGCGACCAGGGGTATCTGAATGAAATCTTCACGTGGTGGCACCGGATCCCAAGACATATGAACTTCTTGAAGCACTTCTGGGAAGGTGatgaggaggagaaaaaagtgATGAAAACTCGTCTCTTTGGGGCTGATCCTCCGATCCTTTATGTCCTCCACTACCTGGGTAATAAGCCTTGGCTTTGTTTCCGGGACTATGACTGCAACTGGAATGTGGACATTTTGCAGGAGTTTGCCAGTGATGTTGCACATAAAAAGTGGTGGAAGGTGCATGATGCCATGCCAGAAAATTTGCATAAGTTTTGTTTGCTTAGGTCTAAGCAAAAGGCATCATTGGAGTGGGATCGGAGGCAAGCTAAGAAAGGAAATTACACGGATGGTCATTGGAAAATCAAGATAAAAGACAAGCGTTTAAAGACATGTTTCGAGGATTTCTGCTTCTGGGAGAGCATGTTATGGCACTGGGGTGAAACAAACTGGACAGATAATGCTACTGTTACTCCAGCACCACCTGCAATTACTACCAAATCCCTCTCTTCTTTGTGA